The following DNA comes from Quercus robur chromosome 1, dhQueRobu3.1, whole genome shotgun sequence.
agatttttcagaGGAGGAATTTGTATAATTCAAATCTCTGATTCCAAGataagagattttaccagtATTTCATAATTAGTAGCGGTTTAAAGTAGTGATTATGTGGGTTTGATCCTATGTGAGTTACTTAAcataacaacaattttaaaagcATATTCCCGTCATAACCTGTATGGATGtcaatttatatttgatttgacTTTCATCAAGTTTCAAGGGTGAacccaaatataatataatacaatcACCAGTTGTGATAAATAACTTGTGTAGCCCTACTCCTAGTCTCTTAGAATTAGTCTTTTTATAATTAACATAGATTTAGCCTTAACATAAACCAAAAGATACAACttcatataaaataatactgtaataataattaattattatacccaaaaaaaagtatCACTTTATCAATAATATCCCTTGAATCTATTTGGCCAAAATAACgtaatcaaacaaacaaacaaaacagaagtttatatttgtttcaATAGAGAACGAAAGAAACCGAGTATAGGCAGGCAGCAACTAAATAACGTCAATTTCGTTCAAATCAAAACATGTGGTGCGTGTAGCTTACCATTACAAACAAACAagtataaataagaaaaaatctGTTGCGCTTACCATGTCTTCCAATCAAATCTAATGGACCAAAATTAAATACACGTTCTCTATTTTCCTACTCCTCTGCCGTCGCCTCAACAAtcgctctctctttctccctcttaaAATCACTTAGAGCCCGTTTGGTTTGCCAACTCAAAAcatagtgttcagtgtttaaacactgaacactagtgTCCAAATTTAAGAACAACCCGTTTGGTGACTCATCTTGAAATAGGATTGTTTGAAAATTAGTACTCAAAAACCAGTGTTTGAAACACTATTTTTGAAACATGGTCTGGGCATATTTTAAACAATGAACAGCGTTGTTGATGGCAACACACAGAACACCATCAACACACAACGGTAATAAACCAGCAACACACAACGGTAATAAACCAGCAATCACAACCCTCAAAAACACCAATTACAACCTACAAGATCTCAACAACACAAATTGGAACCCACAAATACACAACTCACAGATAGTCACGgcagaaattttgttttcaattcttCCTCTCCACCGCCAAAATGCTTCTTCCTGGATCGGTCTCACAGAAAATCGGTCACGCGAAGAGGCAAATCGGTCACGCGAAGATGATCCATCTGATGATGGTTTGATTGAATCGGAAGGCGATTTGGCCGGAGCCCGAGTGGACTCAGATAAAGCTGGCCAAGAAACCGCACCCATGACCTGCCCAACCTCCGCGACAGCTCCATTCGAAGGCTTGTTCCAGGCTGGCCTCTTTCCTCCATTGCCATTCTCCGAGTTCTCCGCGATCGATTCCTCCGCGGCCAAGGTCGGAGGCGGAGCGGCGACAGCCGCGGGCACAGCTGGCTCAGCCGCGGGCACAGCTTGATAGACCTGGCTTTTTCGTTTTCTGCTCTGAGGGaaaattgaagactgaagagaaaaggaataaagaagaagaaaaggccgtTTTCTGCTCTGAGGGAAAACTGAAGACTGGAGAAAaggaataaagaagaagaaaaggaataaagaagggataaaaaacggattaaaaaattataatttaataggTTGTCAgctttttttatcaaataaaacatacataccaaacacatattttacattttttgaacactgaaaaacattgtttaaacaatgataccaaacacatttttttgttttattcacacTAAAAACACGTTGttcaacaacactttttaaaccacaattttcacatctttttaaacaacaatttttaaaaactacaaccaaacgggcccttagcTGCTGAACCCAATTCCCTCACTTAGTTTGAtctgatggtttttttttttttttttttaatgtggttttggttttggtttgatggTCCGGTGGGTGGCACTGGGATATATGGGGGTGGCAGTGTGTTCACGTTGTTATGGTTGTTTGGTGGTGagagagaaatagtaaaaaaagaatatttaaataaaatggaaaaaaatatatatagagttaGGGGCATTCACATTAGGCATTGTAAATGGTATATGTATAGAAATTTTAGCATCAAAGTACAAAACAACCTCATTACCCAGTCTTGtaaaaagttttacaatagtgcTATAGTGGACTTCTACATATACAAGTTATTGTTCACCCATTGTAaacttaaatttcatttttttttttttggtagtatatattatgttattgaGAGAGGGATTGGATTATATACTATTTTATTaggtagtatatattattttaatgagttgaatagaaaaataaaagttagaatGTTGTGTGTGTTATAAGATGGtataatataattgataaagtaacttttgaaatagtaaaatagaatagtATGAAAGTTATGGATGTAAATACTCGatgttgaaagtattgtaaaatgatatgatataaaCGATAAGTTAACTTTTAAAGTGCTCGTTTGGATTCCACTGAATCACGCGTCCACGTTTTGcgttttcatgtttttttttttttgcacgtGAACAGTAACTTCACATGGATTCACTGTATAGGGGACAAAAATTACTATTCATGCACTGTTTATTAAACAGCACTGTTCAcgtactaaaaaatattaaaaataggtctcacggtactattcacacttttaaaaattattttattacaataatttcagttttcaattttagtaatAATAAGATCAATccaaaaggaccaaaatgaaaaaaggaaATAGTACGAAGAAAATTTCGGGTACGAATGCTTAATAAACTTTTTCTGGAAGGCGGCCAAATATCCTCAGTTGCAGTCGCACACGATTCTTTGTCCCTTGGCGGGCCCCAAGCTCCTACCTTGTGGACTCACCTCAGCCAGATGAATTTATCGTGATGTCGGCGTTCCCAACTCCATTAAGGAGGTGTGTCACTCATATATCCTCTAATATATCTCTTGAAGCATATGGAATTTTCACAAACAAACTGCTTCATAACAAACTAGCCAGCACGCGCATACTCTTCTATTTTCTAGGTAAGAGTTAATTTAGAGTaatcattataattttatattttatatttttcaatcacaagaaaaaaaatttaggagtgtgatgagtattttgtgcgatgaaataattttttatcacacctttaggttttttttttttttgtgattggaaaatgtaataatcAGAAATTATAGTAGTTACTCTAAATTAATCCTTACCTAAAATATAGAAGAGCTTCTAAGTATGCGCATGAACGTGTACTCAAAGGCTAGTCTTCATTTAAATTTGCTAAGCTTCCCACTAAAATATGATCACTAGCCAAAGTTTGTTGTCTTTGTCATGAGTAATTGGCATGATGTCTTGCCAATCGAATATTGCTGCTTTCATTGTCTTCTCGTGAGCATAGTATCTCTATCGTTCTCGACAACATTCTCTGTCATCCTTATTCACCATTGTTGTATTTTGAGAACTCATTtcaacataaaattaaattaaatttagagTGGTCGTTGAACATACATACACAATAAACAATAGATTTTTCCTTGTCACAAATAGGGTGTATTAAAACCTCAATAAAATGAACTAATTTTGAACAAATATTACATGTAAGAATTGTAATAATATGTGtaattgtaataaatttttagtaaaataggaGAAATAAGTTACAGATCTTAAAattatttgatacaaaatattttttcccaaGAGGAGTGATACTTTGCTCAGCGACAGTTATCGATCTGCTGCACAGATATTTGCAGTGTCAGAGTCTTCTGGTGTTCCTAAGAACTCTGAGAAGCGGGACTGTCAAACTGGTTTGTGTCCTCTGAAATTACATGTTATATTCGTGCTTGTTGGGCATGCGGCGTTGTTTCTTCGTctcaaaaactatatttttcatcaTGAATTATAGTGATCGTTTAATATGTTTTACCACACAAAAAAGTATGGCCATTTTGAACAGATGAATTGATGGAAATCGTTTAAAAGGAGCCTGTGGAGAAGATGACTCCAGATTCATGCAGTCATAAGGACAAAACTCAGGAAATACACGGTCAAGTTTTGTTTGAGTGCTGTTGTAggtgttgtttttttgttttttaattattttattttatttaaaatgtagTGTTTTAATCCTTAAATTTAGCCATGGACTACACattcataaccaaaaaaattaaaaagagcttaaatttaaaatttaacaactgcctttttttttttttaaataattttatttatgataGTTATCAAGTTGtatttaatcctaaaatgtagaattttaatcttaaaatttaGCCATGACTACACAAccataacaaaaagttaaaaatagaTTATATTTACAATGTAGCAGgtaccatttttttcttttacggtaaaagagtcaattttttgttgttttattaattttttttattaaggaaTGGCTCCAATTGTATATCcacgtttttttctttttagtggtgttgttgttcttttatttataacaGTTATCAAGTTatatttaatcctaaaatttagccatgTACTATACATTcattataaaaagttaaaaagagtttatatttaaaagagtaatgctatagtcACAAATTAtcttataacatttttacaaaatattgatgtggcCAACCAtggttttcatctaggtctattattaataacactttttaatttaccaataatcactcactacataagtagtttgtaaatttttttgtaaaatagtttttggCTCTAGCATTATTCTATTTAAGATTTAGCAactaccatttttttcttttacggTAAAAGGCTCaattttaatcataaaatatagtgttttaatcctaaaagttagccacttactacacatccatagcaaaagttaaaaaagagtttaaatttcaaatatatcaactACCTTTAAGACTGAGAAAAGGTACGTAACAGTTTTTTATggattagtaaattaataattataaaaagggtaaattaaatttcaaatataattatgcaaatgataaatatagtacaaaaagttttttttttttattttataaaaagcttatattttaaatttagcaactaccaaattttttttcttttacagtaAAAATTAGCcacttactacacatccataacaaaaagctaaaaatagtttaaatttcaaatatatcaattacctttaaaactaagaaaaagatatgtaacattttttgtggagtagtaaattaataattaaaaaaaaaaaagtaaattgaatttcacatataattatacaaataataaatatagtttttgttacaaaagaaatttttgtaCAACAATTTCTTAGATAACAATCACTTAATGTGAGGTTTAAAtcatacaataatttttataaagtcTCTCACCCGAATTTATCTAATAATATTCCATTCCATCTAATaaatttgtgcatacctcaacctaatagagataaaagaattaggaTTAAATATAAGATTATAATTATATTGAATCAACCAagtattataaattaaatttgaattaatCAACACTGATGGGAAAGTAGATGAGAGATGAGGTTATTGGGTTAAATAGAAAAACCAATTACTGATACATTTTGAATGAGAAGTTAATTGTTTTTAGAATATTGGAAAATAAAGTAGCGTGTaataccctttaaaaaaaatccaaaagataAGAAGTTAAATACTTATTCAGTCCAAGTTTGATTGGAAAAAGAAGTCCAAAAGAAGTTTCTCATGGATTGAGGATATCCAATGTCCATATTCACGTGGAATCATATTGGCtagaaaaagaagtaaaaaaaaaaaagaaaaaagaaaagaaaagaacaacaaCTACTCCACCAAGAAGCTATCTACACGAAactcctttctcaaaaaaaaaaaaaaaaaaaaaaaaggtcagtCCTTCATTAAAGGAAGAGTTTGTGTTTTAATACATGACTGATAAACCTACCATCCACGGGCAATTATAAAAACTATCTATAATTTTTCAACGTGAGggccttaaataaaaaaaaaaaaaaccctcaaaaaaGATTGTGTGTTTAATtctaggccaaaaaaaaaagaaaaaaaaaaaaagagaaagagcctTACCAATATCCTTTTTCAAGGAGCCATTTCAAGCACAAacctttatatttgaaatttcaaagttaGCCATGGGTAATAAGCCATCGTCAAATACCCTTAAATCCCTAATCACATTCATCCATGGTAggtaaaaactcaaaaaaaattcaatgataaagaaaataaaagaaaagaaaagaaagagaaaattgaaaaagatagAACCTAAAAAGCTGTTGGAGCCTCTGATAAAGTctgtttaaattgtttagaaaCCAAATatgaaagtagaagaagaagaggatgtAGAGCTAAACTGAATGTTTTCAatctgaagaagaatgagagaaacTGGCAAAGCATTCGTAAGTTTATTGGTCTTAAAGTATAgaagttttaatttacatatttatctcCATTAGTTGATTAGTTGAAATCTTGTAAGTGATTATGATGAGAGTATTTTAGGCATAAAAattgaggaatccaaacaggagaagccccttaaataatagtatagatataaaatgcttaacatttttttcattaatcaGTTTAGACGAGATGAATTTTTGTTTCATGATAGAAATTTCAATTATGATATTAGATTTTCGTTAGTGGATCATGCAACACAATAAATAGAGCTATGATTGAAATTtctgaagaaagagaaaggagacTTATAGAGGTCAGTAAGATATGCATATATAACATAAAATTAAGGGTATAGATAAATCTTTGCAAAATTGACTATAAAAATTTGCAAATTAACATACAAGCTTAGTAAGATGTAGCAACCGTTATTATCGATGTTGTATTGATAATTATAAgtaaatctaaattttagatttttcagagaagaaatttatataattcaaATATCTGATTCCAAGATAAGAAATTTCACCAATATTTCATAATTAGTAGCGGTTTAAAGTAGTGATTATGTGGGTTTGATCTTATGTGAGTTCCTGTCATAACTTGTATGGATGTCAGCTTATATTTGATTTGACTTTCACCAAGTTTCAAGGGTGAacccatatataatataatacaatcACCAGTTGTGATAAATAACTTGTGTAGCCCTACTCCTAGTCTCTTAGAATtagactttttattattaacatAGAATTAGCCTTAACATAAACCAAAAGATACAACttcatataaaataatactgtaataataattaattattataccCCAAAAAAGAGTATTacttttatcaataatattccCTTGAATCTATTTGGCCAAACTAAcgtaaacaaacaaacaaacaaaacagaagtttatatttgtttacATAGAGAACGAAAGAAACCTAGTATAGGTAGGCAGCAGTTAACGTCAATTTCGTTGAAATCAAAACATGTGGTGCGTGTAGCTTACCattacaaacaaacaagaataaataagaaaaaatctGTTGCGCTTACCATGTCTTCCAATCAAAATCTaatggaccaaaataaaaatacacgTCTCTATTTTCCTACTCCTCCGCAGTCGCCTTAACAAtcgctctctctttctccctcttaaAATCACTTAGCTGCTCAACCCAATTCCCTCACTTCCCAAAATCCCAACCACTAATTCCTTTCTCGGAATATTCccaatattttctctctcttttttccctctaTCCAACCACTTCTCAGAAAATTTCCTCGAATTGAAGGAATTCAGAGAAAATGATCCGCCGGCGATTGTTTTCTCGgattttctaaaagaaaatccGATccgtctctctctttctctctctctctgattcaGCTCTCCCTCAAGTTTTTCCAGTCAATCCGAAAGCACTCGAAAGAAGAGAAGGATCGTCGTTGACTGTGCGATTGAACGGAGAGGAGAGCGATGGCGGGGTTTAATCGGGGGAAACCACTGTTATCGGAGAAAGGGAAAGAGAGGCGGCGGATTGCGGAGGAGGTAGGCGGAACGGCGGCGGAGTGCGCCGCCGTATGTTGCTGCTGTCCGTGCAGCCTCGTGAACCTTGTGATCCTCGCCGTCTATAAGGTCCCCGCCCGTCTTTGCAAGAAGGCTTGGAAACGACGCCGTTTAttgaagacgaagaagaaggcTTTCATTATGCACAACAACGATAGAGAGAGTTCGATGGTGCATGGCGTTGATAATGGGCCCTCCAAATTGGGCTTAGTGGCTGAGGTGAAGAAGCTCAGTCTTGATGATCAGTATGATCGTCATAATCAGTTGATGATGAACGGTGGTGATGACAAGAAGCGTGATGGCGGTAATGGAACGGAGGCCGTTGATTGGGAGAAGGAAATGTGGGACCGGTTCGGTTCGGGTGGGTTTTGGAGAAGTCGGTCTCAGAGAGACACGTCATCGTGACTCACTTTTTTCTGAGGAATATTTTTGTGTACATACAAGAAAGtatcccaaataaaaaaaaaaaaaaaaaaggaaaaaagaaaaaagagagtttggttttcaattttcagagATGAAACACTGCCAGCTCAGATACATTTGAGATTTGAACACGAATTTGGAAAATGTTCATTTTGGTACTACAGGGTTTAGAACTGTATACAATATTAGGCTCATAgagattgaaattttgaaatacgtgATGTCAAGTCAATGATGACatgattttcttttctcccctttttttttttttttaatttttaatttttaatttgtatatcTAATATTAGAGATTGTGATGACATGATGCAGCTCGATGATGAGACTTAGGAGACTACGGATGAGTTGTAGATCTAGATATTATGAATTCGATATCCCACGAAATGTTTatctaaattatttaatactcgATTTTTGCGggtaaattatgtatttgtgGCCTATTCACCAAGGTAGGGCACTTCAAACCAtgcctctatatatatatatatatatatatattagagattGTGATGATTTACAagatttcttttataataaaatcttACTCTCATAAAGTTAGCTCTAATATTTAGGCATGTGCACCTTAGCTTAATGTTTTGAGCACATTTGTGGCAAAAATTAAGCCATATTGAGAACTATAGGAACCTTGCCCTTTGTCATAGTTACAATGATTTCTAGTTAATCACTAAACAGTATCtataaatttaatcaaattgGGTACAAAGATGTGGAGGCAAAATACTAGTTCAATTCTTATTGGGTATATCAAAAAGTTGGACAAGAGTCTTTAGACAAAGTGAGGTCTCCATGAGAAAAATGAGATTGGAAGAGTTCATGATACTATTATCCCTTTCTCAAGGCAGATATTTTAGTTTCGACTTGGGAAAATTTGTAGCATAACCACTACTAGGAAGCTTTGAGGAGGGAGATCAAGATCTTCTAAAATTCAAGGGATTTTAACAATATCGGTGTATAAGAAGTCGAATCCACtaaagatcaaatcaaatcTGAGTTTTTGTTGAGAATTACCAACTCTCAAGATTTTAAATGCACAAACTAAAATTCTTACAAGATGATGTAAGTTTTGTTCAAGTATACTTAAATTTGAATTACACTAtattttaaacaaaaggcaGCCTAAATCCAGGCCAAATTGACTTAACTACACCCCAGGAACTTTAGAATTGGACATGTCCCCAAGTACACATCTCAATGCTAACTTCACTTGATTCCTAATCAGAGTTGCCTTCACTGCTTTTCCATTGTCATGCTCCAACTAGCAACTTCAGCAGAATAATAAACCCTTCATGCAAATAACACTCAAGAATCAGAAACTTGGAGACACAAGTATTCTGAATGTCTCCCAATTTCTCAGTGTagacatttcattaaaatctaaTACTTGCATTTCCTATATGTTCTTGGGAAGAGGGAAGTTTACCTGATTAGTTGTATTAGCCCTATATATGAGCATTGTCAGAGTGCTCCAATCCAAGATACTCTTGCCAAGGACCATCACCCTGTGGGCAGGTGAACaagaaaacattgaaaaaaaaatgtgagaacAATCTCAGAAATATAGAAAATACTAAGACATTTCTATGAACAAACCTGAAAATGACTGGAGACAATGTCGGAGTCCTGAAGGTACTCTGGACGACCTTGAGAAAGAAATGCAAACTTCCACTGGCCAAATGAAAAACAGAGTGATAATAGTTATGTATTGATTAAATGATTTCAAACATATTGATTTAATGCAACAcatttagtataaaaaataagtacaaaCTTAATACATGACTAACTATTAGTATCCAGCATTAACTCATCTACCAAACCAAGTTACTTAGCAGAAATATGAATAGAACAAGGAAAAAATGTAAGAGGTAAGATATACCTTGGCAAACTCTTCATCTGGAACTTGTAATTTCTTCTGTATTCGCACTTTAATTTCAGCCAAAGTCTCACCCTCATGCATGACCATGAAAAAAGGTTCCCCAAAGTTCTCAATTTTCTGTATAATACAGAAGGAATTTAAAATCCTCTGAAGATACTTGTTATcatgaaatacaagcaaatatGGAAACATGGAATTATGACTTTAAATAAATTAGTTGCAGAGCTTGTTACCATAGGGTTCTGAGCTGTGTCTTTTATGAAATGGTACACATGTATTAGGCGATCATCGGGACCGagatttttctcttcttctggGATCTAAAACATTTGAAAACAAGGGAAATCCAGCATTATAAACAAATCAGAATATAGAAATAATATTACTTCTAAACCATTACTCCCTTGTCATGTCATTTGatcatcagagagagagagagagacagagcaACCTCCTCTGCCCGTATTGTCCAGTAATGATCATTTATGTTCTCAATCTTTTCGCCAAGGGGGAAAATCTGCATATATGTGATGGCAGGATCAAAGGGCTATCAATCAATGAGAACTAATAAATGTGATTACATGTACAAGTTATCTGATAGCTAAGAACAGTTACAACAGCTacagaaaaaaatttattaatggaAGCCTCAAATTACATAAGTACTTTTTCGCTACCAGCTCACTTAACAGACAAAGCTTATTAGATCTGAAAGAACCATTATGCTTTGGGTGAAAACGCAGTTGTTCCAAAAACATCCCATGTAAATAATCTTTGCCATATCAAAAGGATAGATACATAGAATTCTTTCTCTTTAATCTTTATATGAAAGTTTTGTAGTTCAGAAGAATAATAGTAAGATTAGTAACAGCAGGCAAATATGAGGCTCACACCCTGTAGATCTTGTGATTGAAAACTTCGAGCAACCTAAGTTCTGCATCAGGATGAGACAACTCAACCTGTTTCAAAGCGCATCAAACaaagtataaacaaaaaaaatacttcaTGCAGAAAGCCACTAAGGAGATAAATGTATTTAGCCGATTATTATGACTCATGCAAGTGTTAGTAAAAATGATGAACAGGCACAAATTTACCTTTGTTTTAAGATCATTAATTACATCTCCTACTGTGCTCCGTTTTGGCAGTGTTGTATTATGAACACCACCTAGATACAAGTGGACCAAATGTTTTAGCATGAATAAACTATGAAGTGTCAGACTGTCAGTTTGTAAGAATTTGATCAGTTTACTCACTTCATCCTTGGTAGCATGATGAAATGCTACTTTCAGAGTTTTCAAACCCTGTAATTCTGGTTGAGGGATGTCTAATACTTCATAGTACAATATATCCGAAGTCTGccacaaaatgcaaaaaaaggtAAGTTGTTTTACATTGTAGCAGTCTGCACTACTTAGGGCCAAGCAACAATTACCTGATTATAGTGGACTAATATATCAGACAAATTCTCTGCCCCCTGGTACCTAATAGgttggggtttgggtttttgagaGTAACAGTTGTGA
Coding sequences within:
- the LOC126724618 gene encoding uncharacterized protein LOC126724618; this translates as MAGFNRGKPLLSEKGKERRRIAEEVGGTAAECAAVCCCCPCSLVNLVILAVYKVPARLCKKAWKRRRLLKTKKKAFIMHNNDRESSMVHGVDNGPSKLGLVAEVKKLSLDDQYDRHNQLMMNGGDDKKRDGGNGTEAVDWEKEMWDRFGSGGFWRSRSQRDTSS
- the LOC126713764 gene encoding ubiquitin C-terminal hydrolase 13-like — encoded protein: MKIENFGEPFFMVMHEGETLAEIKVRIQKKLQVPDEEFAKWKFAFLSQGRPEYLQDSDIVSSHFQGDGPWQEYLGLEHSDNAHI